A segment of the Acidobacteriota bacterium genome:
GTGCTCGACGAGGCCGAGGCGCTTCAGTACGAGAGCGTCGTCGAGTATCTCGTCGAGGTCGGCGCCGAGCCCGGGGTGAACTGAGTTCGGCGACGGTTGTTCCTAAAGCAAATCCAGCCAGCGAAAGACTACGGCGTGGCGCGGATGCGCCGCGCGCGCGCTTCGAGCGGGCCCGCCTCGACCCCCCGGTTGGTCGCCCGCAGCAGCTCCGCGTATTCCTCCAGTATCTCGGCCAGCCGCACGTTGTCCGGTTCCAGTGCGAGATCCAGGACGGCCAGGGCCCGCTCGAAGAGCGGCTCGGCCTCCGCGTGCAGGCCCTGGCGGTGGTAGACGGAGGCCAGAGAGGCGAAGTGGGCGGCCAGGTCGGGGTGCGCCCACCCGAGCGCCGGCTCCATGATCGCTACGGCGCGCTCGTAGCGCGGCTCGGCCTCGGTGTAGATCCCCTGCGCCGCATAGAACGCGGCGACCGTCGCGAGGTGAGCGGCCAGATCGAGGTGCTCCGGACCGAGTGCCGCCTCGATGACCTCGGTAGCCTGTCGGTAGAGCACCTCGACCTCCGAATGGCGCTGTTCCGCGATGCAGATCTCCGCGAGGTCGTTCAGCGTCATGGCTCGCCGCAGGTCATCCGGGGGAAAGGTCGCCGCCTGGTCGGCCGCCACGAGAAGCAGCTCCTCGGCCTCGCGGTAGCGGCCGTCCTGGCGGGCGTGGTAGGCGGCCTCCATGTAGTCCTCCCATTGCAGTCCGCGGCAGGCGGCCGGGCCGAGGCAGACAACGAGCAGGACGAGAACGAAGATTGGCGGCCGGTGCCGCCGTGGGTGCGCGATGGCGCCCGGCGTGGAGTCGATCATCCAACAGCGATTATAGGTAGCCAGGGCGGACAGCACGGCGCGTTTGCACTGGCCGGCGATCCGGAGTTGGTCTATCTCGACGAGCTTCAGGCGCCCGTTGCGTCGTACAACAGCTTGACCCCGATCACGAACAGCGACGCGTGAACGACGCGGAAGAAGAGCTCGTCGTCCACCCGGTCGTGCAGATAGCGGCCGAGGAAAACGCCCACCGGCGCCAACGGCAAGAGAACCAGCGACGTCAGCAGGTTGTCCGTCGTCCACTGGCCGAGCCAGTAGTACGGACCCACCTTCGACCAGTTGACCACGAAGAAGAACATCACGCTGGTGGCCTGGAACGTCGTCCGGTGCATGCGCTGCGGCAGCAGGAACGCCTGCAGCGGCGGCCCGCCGGCGTGGATCGAGAAGCTGGTGAACCCGGCCGTGGCGCCCCAGAACACGCCGGGGCCGGTCCGCGGTGGACGGCTACGGTCGCCGGGGCGGCGGCGGAAGTACTGGATCGCGTAGACGAGCGCGACGACGGCGACCAGGACGCGAAGACCGTCGGCGGAGATCGCGCGGGCGGTCACGAAGCCGAGAAGCGTGCCCAGCATCGCGGCCGGCAGCAGGATCCTGAGGTTGCGCCAGTCCCACCGGCCCCAGTAGGCGCGCATCGCCAGGACGTCCATCACCATCAGGATCGGCAGCATCACGGCGGCCGCCTGGAAGGGGCTGACGACCATGGCCATCAGCGGCACGCCGACGACGGCGATGCCCCCGCCGAAGCCGCCCTTGGCCATGCCGACGATGAGCACGGCGACGGTGGCGGCGAGATAGAAGTACGGATCGACGATCATTGTGGGGAAGCGTACCCGACATCGGCCGTCTGGCCGATCAGCCAGTCGTCGAATCGAGCGGACCCCTTGCCGACGCAGGTCGGGAGCGGTGATGCAGGATGTCGGCCTGGAGCAGAGGGTGCCTGGGGACAGTGAGGGAGCGCCCGGGGGCCTACGACGCGGCCGCCATGCGCTTGACGAACGCGGCATGCTCGTCGGTGTCGAGACCGCGCCGCAGCTCGGCGAGCACGGTCGCGACGTTACCGGCCAACAGCGCCTTTGCGGCGAGCCGCAGGCCGGGGAAGACGGTGCTGTGGAGAACCCCGTCCGTGTCGGGCTCCAGCCGGCGGTACTCGTCGTCCGCCAGCACGAACCAGTCGATCCGCCGGTCGTGGACGCGCCAGACGACGTACTCCCGGACCCCGTTGCGGCGGTATACCCGCAGCTTGTCGTGCAGGTCGTACGTCGCGCTGCTGGCTGCTATCTCGACGATCAGCTCCGGCGCCCCGTCGAGGTAGTCGTCGTCGCTGACTTGCGACTGGCCGCCGGCCTGCGGCTCGATGCGCAGCAGGACGTCCGGCTGGGGCTCGTTGTCGAGGTCGAGACGCACCGTGGCGTTGTCTGCCACCCGAACTCTCGGTGTGTGGGCGCAGTAGTTTCCGAGCCAGGTCAGAGCCACGGAGTGCGGCTCCGCGTGGCTGGTGAGACGAACGGCGGCTGACACGTAGACGACTCCTTCGATCAACTCCGCCTTCTTGATGTCGGGCCGCGTCGCGTACCGCCGCTCGAACTCCCGCCGGGTGAGCCGGTCGCCGTTCTCCAGGGAAAGTCGGTGCACCGCGGCCGGCGCATTGCTCTCGTCCGTGGCGAGCGGAGCGGATTCCGCTGGAGCGGCCTGGACTGTCATGTGGAGCGGCCCCTGAATTCCTACGCGCCCGCTGCGTCCACTTCCTCGATTTCCTTCAGGAAGTCCTCGCGCGGCTTGTGGATGCGGTCGTAGCTGCTGGCCGCGACGACGTAGTACCAGCGGGAGAAGCGCGCAGCCAGTCGTTCCGCCTTCTCGCGCCCCTCGGCGACCCGCCGTTCCCACGAGGCGTGCGCATCGGCGTCCGCTGCGTCCGGCTCGGGAAGGGCCGCCTCGTCGAACGCCGCGGTGATGAACACGTAGCGGTTCTCGCCCGGTCCGGCCTCCTCGTCGTCGCTCTCGTCGCTGCCGAGCAGGATGGCGTCGCCCCGGCCGTAGACGATCTCGCCGAAGCGCAGCGTGTACAGCACGCCCTCGGTGGTGCGCACGAGCAGCTCGCCCTCGTTGGAGAGCAGGCCCCCCTCGGCGGTGGGGTAGAAGCCCTTGTTGATCAGGTCGATGATGTCGGTCTGGCCGATGCGGCCGGCCATGGCGGCGTCGCGCAGGTTGCCGGTCATCCCCGCCGGCTTGGGGCGGACGCCGGCGATGCGCATGCCGATGATCGCGCCGACGAGGCGGTTGACCTCGACGAAGTCGACCTCCTGGTCCTCCGTGACCCCGGAGCCGTTCCACGTCGTGTCGTCGACCTTGTCCAGCGTGAACTCGCTGGGCGGCGAGGCCCGGCGGGTGACCTCGTCGACGGTGTACTCGTTCAGCACGATGTGGTCCACCTGGTCGCGCTCCACCTCCAGCAGGTTGCGCTCGATCCAGTCCTCGAAGCGGGTGGAGATGTCGGCCTCGAAGCGGGCGGTGTAGACCCGTTTCTGCTCGGGGATTCGCACGAAGCGCAGTCCGGGCCGGTTCGGGACCCGGTTGCCGACGATCAGGTCGGCGAGGATCTCGGTGTTGGTGTCCCGGACGGTCACCCGGGTGCCGCGGCCCACCAGGCTGGAGGTGGTCAGATCGGAGGGCTCGATGACTCCGAGCGCCTCGTGGTCGGCGACGTTGTCCGAGCGGAAGTCCTCCTTGACCAGGCTGATGATGTCCGCCGCGATGTTGGACAGCCGCTCGGCGCCGTCGGCCTGGTAGTCGTGGTGCGACGGGATGGTCCACAACCCGCCCTGGTTGGTCACCTGGAACGGGGTGGCCGAGGCGGTATCCTCGTCGAATTCCATCACCTCCAGCGACGCGGCCGCGTCCGGGTCGGCGAACTCGGGGAAGAACGCCTCGCCGACGTCGAAGAAGAGATCGGGAGCCGCCCGGCGCGGGGCGCTGGCGAACGCCACGACGCCGAGGACGAGGGCGACGCCGACGAAGATGGCCGTCTTGTTGAGTTCGTTCATGATCTTGTCCCGGATCTTACTCTCTGCGGCGCGAGAGCCCGCTTCCGCTCCTGCCGTCGACTCCGGTTCGCTCCGCGCGACGTCGAGAGGTACCACGCGCCATGACTCTGTGTCAAGATTCTTGATCGCAAGCGACATTCAGGGCATATTCGACGGAGGCGCGGCGGGTCCCGGCAGGGTGCACCGCCGGTCGAACGCCGCGGGGACCTGCGCCCCGGGCTGCTCCGTTACGATCGGATACGCGACATGCACCACGACATCGAAGCGATACAGGAGAAGATCCACCAGGAGAGCGCCTTCGTCGAGCGGTTGCTCGGCGAGGTCGGACGGGTCATCGTCGGGCAGCGGGCCATGGTGGAGCGGCTCGTCATCGGCCTGCTGGCCGACGGGCACGTCCTGATGGAGGGGGTGCCGGGGCTGGCCAAGACCCTGACCGTCAGGACCCTGGCGCGAGCCATCGACACGACGTTCCGGCGGATCCAGTTCACGCCCGACCTGCTGCCCGCCGACTTGATCGGGACCCTGATCTACGACCCGCAGCACTCGGCATTCCGGACGAAGAAGGGGCCCATCTTCTCGAACCTGATCCTCGCCGACGAGATCAACCGCTCGCCCGCCAAGGTGCAGTCGGCGCTGCTCGAGGCCATGGCGGAGCGGACGGTGACGATCGGCGACACGACGTATCCGCTCGAGCAGCCGTTTCTGGTGCTCGCCACCCAGAACCCGATCGAGCAGGAGGGGACGTATCCGCTGCCCGAGGCGCAGGTCGACCGGTTCATGTTCAAGGTCGTCGTCGGGTACCCGGGGAGGGACGACGAGATCGAGGTTATGCGCCGGATGGCCACCGGCGACGAGGCGAAAATCGAGCCCGTCGTTCATCCCGACGACATCCGCCGCGCGCGGTCCGCGGTGGAGATGATCTACATGGACCCGCAGGTGGAGCGCTACATCGTCGATCTGGTGTTCGCCACCCGCGAGCCGGCGGGCTGCGGCCTGCAGGACCTGGGCCAGCTCATCGCGTTCGGCGCCTCGCCGCGCGCCACGATCAACCTGGCCCGGGCGGCGCGGGCCCATGCGTTCCTCCGCCGGCGCGGCTACGTGACGCCGGAGGACGTCCGCTCCATCGGCCTCGACGTGCTTCGCCACCGGGTGCTGCTCACCTACGAGGCGGAGGCCGAGGAGGTGTCCGCGGACGACGTCGTCAACCGCGTGCTGGGCAAGGTGGAAGTGCCGTAGATCGGGTCATGATTCCGCGCGAGGTCCTCAGGCAGGTGCGGCGGGTGGAGATCGCGACGCGCGGTCTGGTGAACGACGTGTTCTCCGGGGAGTACCACTCCGTCTTCAAGGGCCGCGGAATGAGCTTCGCCGAAGTGCGCGAGTACCAGTACGGTGACGACATCCGCAGCATCGACTGGAACGTCACCGCGCGCACCGGCGCCCCGTTCGTGAAGGTGTTCGAGGAGGAGCGCGAGCTGACCGTCGTGCTGCTGGTGGACGTGAGCGGCTCGGGAGACTTCGGCTCGGGCGGGCGCATGAAGGAAGAGGTGGCGGCGGAGATCTGCGCGATCCTCGCGTTCAGCGCGATCAAGAACAACGACAAGGTGGGATTGATCCTGTTCAGCGACCGCATCGAGAAGTTCGTCCCGCCGCGCAAGGGCCGGCGGCACGTGCTGCGGGTGCTGCGCGAGCTGATCTACACGCGGGCGGAGGGGCGGGGCACCGACGTCGGCGGTGCGCTGGAATACCTCGCGCGGGTGGTCTCGCGCCGCGCCGTGGTGTTCGTGGTCTCCGACTTCCTTGCCGGGGGCCACCACCAGGCGCTGGCCGTCGCAGCGCGTCGGCACGACCTGGTCGCCATCCGCATCGGAGACCGGCGGGAGGCCGAGCTGCCCGACATCGGCCTGGTCGACTTCGAGGACGCCGAGACGGGAGCGCGGCTGACCGTGAACCTGTCGGATCGGGCGTTCCGGGAGGCATTCGCGGCCGACGCGCGGTCGGCCGAGGAGGGGCGCACGCAGCTCTTCCGGCGGACCGGGGTCGACGTGATCGAGGTGGCCGCGGACCGTCCCTACATCGAGCGGTTGATGCGATTCTTCCGCGAGCGGGCGAGGCGGTTCCGATGAGGCCGCGCTCGACGGCCGCCGCGTGGCTACTCGCCGGCGTGTCCGTCGTCCCGGCGGCGCTGTCGGTCGGTCTTGCGCCAGGCGCCGCGGTTGCCGGGCAGAGCGGGAGGCCCGCGGTCAGCACCACGCTGGCGCCGGCGCAGATCGCGGTGGGGGACCGCGTACGGCTCACCATCGAGGTCGAGCACGAGGCCGACGGGGCCGTGGTCTGGCCGGAGCTGGAGAGCCTGGGGCCGTTCGAGGTGCTGGAGCGGCGCGTGGCCGCACCGGCAGTCGAGGGCGACCGCGCGATAGCGAGCGCGGAACTGATCCTCACCGCGTTCGAGCTGGGCGACCTGGAAGTGCCCGCGGTCGGGATCGAGGTGCTCGACGCGAACGGCAGCGCGACGAATCTGGAGACGGAGTCCCGGACGGTCACCGTGGTGAGCGTCGGCCTCGACGAGGGCGGCGACATCCGCGCCATCAAGGGACCTCTCGACATTCCCTTGAGCGTGCTGACCCTCCTGCCGTGGCTGGCCGGGATTCTGCTGCTGGCGGGCGGGCTGTACTGGCTCTGGCGGCGGAGCCGCCGGCGTGCGCCGGGCAGCATCCTCGCGCCGGCCGAGCCGCCGCGTCCCGCGCACGAGACGGCCTACGAAGCATTTCGTACCCTGGAGGCCGAGCGCCTGCCCGACAGGGGAGAGATCAAGGTCTTCCACATCCGGGCGTCCGACATCGTCCGGGCGTACGTCGAGGGACGCTTCGGCATGGACGCGCTGGAAATGACGACCGGCGAGGTGCTCGACGGGCTGCGCGGCCAGGAGGTGGACGACGAGGTGTTGCTCGATTTCCGGCGGCTGCTCCAAGGTTGCGATCTCGTGAAGTTCGCCAAGCACCGGCCGGCCCTCGAACGTTGCCGCGAGGTGATCCCGCTGGGGCGGAGTCTGGTGGATCGGACGCGGGTGGTGGCCTCGTCGGCGGAGGCCGCGCCGGACGCGGCACCGGCGCCCGCGGAGGCGGGCACGGCATGATCGACCGGTTCGTGGACCCGCACTACCTGCTGCTCCTGTTGCTGTTGCCGCCGCTCGCCTGGTGGTACGCCACCCGCGCGGAGCGCTCGCTCGGCGCCGTGCGGTACCCGGTGGTCGACCGGCTGGTGCGTGCGGACCGGCGCCGCACCGGGCGCTGGCGGCACGTGCCCTTCGGGTTGCGCATCCTGGCGCTGGCGCTGCTGCTGATCGCGTTCGCCCGCCCGCAGACCGGGGTGACGGCCGAGAACGTCGCCACCGACGGCATCGACATCGTGCTGGTGCTGGACCTGTCGAGTTCCATGCTGGCCGAGGACCTGGAGCCGAACCGCATCGGGGCGGCCCGGGAGGCGGCCGCGAGCTTCGTGCGGCGGCGGTCGAACGATCGCATCGGGCTGGTCGTCTTCGCCGGCGAGGCGTTCACGCAGGCGCCGCTCACCCTCGACCACCGCGTGGTGACCACGCTGATCGAGGAGCTGGAGGTAGGCGTCATCGAGGACGGCACGGCGATCGGCATGGGGCTGGCCACCGCCGTCAAGCGGCTCGACGATTCGAGCGCCGAATCGAAGGTCGTCGTGCTGCTCACCGACGGCCGGAACAACCGGGGCTCGATCGATCCGCCGACGGCGGCCCAGATGGCCCAGGCGCTGGGAGTACGCATCTATGCCGTCGGGGCGGGCACGCGCGGCGCGGCGCCCATACCGGTGGACGATCCGCTGTTCGGCCGCCGCACCGTCCAGGTGCAGGTCGACATCGACGACGAGGCGCTCGAGGGGATCGCATCGCTGACCGGCGGCCGCTACTTTCGGGCGACCGACCGGGAGAGCCTGGAGCGCGTCTATGAGGAAATAGACGCCCTGGAGACGACCGCGATCGAGATGACCTCGTTCACGCGCTACGGCGAGCTGTTCCACCTGCCGCTCGGCGCCGGGCTCGGGCTGCTGCTGCTGGAGGCGGCGCTCGGCCGGACCGTGCTGAGGCGCTTGCCGTAAGCGTTCGGGGAAGGGAAAGAGGCGAGCCGATGTTCCGTTTCGGGTTCGAGGGCCTGCTCTACGCGTACCTGCTACTGCCGGCGCTGGCGGCGCTGGAGTGGTGGGCGGCCGCGCGGCGGCGGCGCGCGCTCGATCGGTTCGGTGAGCGCGGGCGGATCGACCGGCTGACCGCCGCGGTCAGCCGCCGCGGCCGGGCGGCGCGTACGGCGCTGATGCTCGCGGCGGTGATGCTGCTGGTGACGGCGCTCGCCCGACCGCAGTTCGGCGACCGCGTCGAGACGGTGCGGCGCGAGGGGCAGGACGTGGTGGTGGCGCTCGATCTGTCGGCGTCGATGGAGGCCGAGGACGCCGCTCCCAACCGGCTCGCCGCGGCCAAGCTGGCCGTCGGCCGTCTGATCCAGCGGCTCGACGGGGACAGGATCGGATTGGTGGCGTTCGCCGGCGAGGCTTTCGTGCAGAGCCCCCTGACGCTGGACTACGCAGCGGCGGCGTTGTTCCTCAACGCGATGGAGCCGGGGCTGGTGCCGGTGCCGGGGACCGATCTCGGCCAGGCCCTGGAAGTGGCGCTCGACGGCTTCGGCGAGCTGGAAGGGCGGAGTCGTCAACTCGTGGTCATCACGGACGGGGAAGATCACGAGGGCGCGATCGACGCGGCCGTCGAACGCGCCGTGGACGAGGGCGTACAGGTCCACACCGTCGGCATGGGGTCGACCGAGGGCGTGCCGATTCCGAGCTTCGACGAGGCGGGCGAGCCGAACGGCTTCCTGCGGGACGCGGAGGGAAGCGTCGTCACGACGCGTCTCGACGACGCAACGCTGCGGCGGGTGGCGGACCGGACGGGCGGCGCCTATTATCACGCGGCGGCCGGTGCGGGGGCCGCGTTCGATCGGCTCGTGGAGGAGCTGACGGGCGGCGAGGGCGCGGAGATCGAGTCGCGCGAGGTGACCCGCTACGAGGAGCAGTACCAGATCTTTCTCGGCCTGGCACTGGTGTTGCTGCTGGCCGAGACGTTGGTTCCGGAGCGGCGTCGGGCCGCGGAGGCCTGGATCGGGAGGTTGCGCTGATGCGGGTGTCACCGGTCGTCGTGCTGGTGCTGGCCATGGTCAGCGTCGGGTTGCCGTCGTTCTCGGTGGCGCAGGCGGGACGGGCCGACGTGCAGGAGGGAAACCGTCTCTATCGCGAAGGCCGCTACGACGAGGCCCACGAGAAGTACCTCGATGGCCTGCGCGCCGCTCCGGACTCGCCGGTGATCCGCTTCAACGACGCCAACGCGCTGTACCAATCGGACGATTTCGGGAGGGCCGTCGACGCCTATCGCGGGGCTCTCGAGGCGGCCGACCCGGCGCTGCAGGCGCAGGCCTGGTACAACCTGGGGAACGCTCTCTACCGGCAGCGGCAGGTGGAGGGCGCGCGAGAGGCCTACAAGGAGGCGCTGCGGCGCAACCCCGGGGATACCGACGCGAAGCACAACCTGGAGGTGGCCCTGGAGCAGTTGCAGCAGCAGGAACAGCAGCAGCAACGACAGCAACAGCAGTCCGACGACTCCGAGGACCAGGACCAGCAGAATCAGGACCGGCAGCAATCGGGACAGGACGGACAGGAGCAGGCGTCCGAATCCCGGCAACCCCCGGAGCAGCCGCCGGAGGAGAACCCGGAGGATCAGCCGGGGCGGGACGGGCAGGAGGAGCGGCAGTCGAGCGGCGCGCAGCCCGAACCGGAAACCGGCGAGGGGGACGCGCAGCCGCAGCCCGGGCAGATGAGTCGTGAGGAGGCGGAGCGGCTGCTGCAGGCGATTACCGAGGATCCCGGCCGGATTCAGCGGCAGCGACGGTCCGCCGATCCCGGCCGGCGCACGCGACGACCGTGGTGAAGACGATGCAGGTGAAGGGGACCCCTGCGTGCATCCTGACCGGGAGCGTCCTGGTTCTGCTGGTGCTCGGGGCGGCCGCTTCCACGGCGGCCCAGGGGGTGGAGGTCCGCGCCTACCTCGACCGTGCCGAGGTGGACGTAGACGGCCGGTTCACGCTGAACGTCGAGGTTTCGGGGGCGGGGCGGCCGAACGAGGAGCCGCGTCTGCCGGACTTGTCCGACTTCGCGGCCTACGAGGGCGTGGGCACCCAGACGTCGATGCAGTTCGTGAACGGCCGTACGTCGACGTCGCTCACCTACCAGTACCGTTTCCGTGCGATTGCGGAAGGCACGCACCGGATCGGTCCGGTGCGGGTGCGGGCCGGCGGAGAGGACCACGCGACCGAGCCGCTCGCCATCCGGGTGACGCCCGCCGGAACGGCCTCCGCGCAGAGCGCGCCGGACGCGTCGCGGAACGGCGTGGACATCGGGCCCGAGG
Coding sequences within it:
- a CDS encoding tetratricopeptide repeat protein, giving the protein MIDSTPGAIAHPRRHRPPIFVLVLLVVCLGPAACRGLQWEDYMEAAYHARQDGRYREAEELLLVAADQAATFPPDDLRRAMTLNDLAEICIAEQRHSEVEVLYRQATEVIEAALGPEHLDLAAHLATVAAFYAAQGIYTEAEPRYERAVAIMEPALGWAHPDLAAHFASLASVYHRQGLHAEAEPLFERALAVLDLALEPDNVRLAEILEEYAELLRATNRGVEAGPLEARARRIRATP
- a CDS encoding sulfite exporter TauE/SafE family protein, yielding MIVDPYFYLAATVAVLIVGMAKGGFGGGIAVVGVPLMAMVVSPFQAAAVMLPILMVMDVLAMRAYWGRWDWRNLRILLPAAMLGTLLGFVTARAISADGLRVLVAVVALVYAIQYFRRRPGDRSRPPRTGPGVFWGATAGFTSFSIHAGGPPLQAFLLPQRMHRTTFQATSVMFFFVVNWSKVGPYYWLGQWTTDNLLTSLVLLPLAPVGVFLGRYLHDRVDDELFFRVVHASLFVIGVKLLYDATGA
- a CDS encoding Uma2 family endonuclease codes for the protein MTVQAAPAESAPLATDESNAPAAVHRLSLENGDRLTRREFERRYATRPDIKKAELIEGVVYVSAAVRLTSHAEPHSVALTWLGNYCAHTPRVRVADNATVRLDLDNEPQPDVLLRIEPQAGGQSQVSDDDYLDGAPELIVEIAASSATYDLHDKLRVYRRNGVREYVVWRVHDRRIDWFVLADDEYRRLEPDTDGVLHSTVFPGLRLAAKALLAGNVATVLAELRRGLDTDEHAAFVKRMAAAS
- a CDS encoding DUF4340 domain-containing protein, giving the protein MNELNKTAIFVGVALVLGVVAFASAPRRAAPDLFFDVGEAFFPEFADPDAAASLEVMEFDEDTASATPFQVTNQGGLWTIPSHHDYQADGAERLSNIAADIISLVKEDFRSDNVADHEALGVIEPSDLTTSSLVGRGTRVTVRDTNTEILADLIVGNRVPNRPGLRFVRIPEQKRVYTARFEADISTRFEDWIERNLLEVERDQVDHIVLNEYTVDEVTRRASPPSEFTLDKVDDTTWNGSGVTEDQEVDFVEVNRLVGAIIGMRIAGVRPKPAGMTGNLRDAAMAGRIGQTDIIDLINKGFYPTAEGGLLSNEGELLVRTTEGVLYTLRFGEIVYGRGDAILLGSDESDDEEAGPGENRYVFITAAFDEAALPEPDAADADAHASWERRVAEGREKAERLAARFSRWYYVVAASSYDRIHKPREDFLKEIEEVDAAGA
- a CDS encoding MoxR family ATPase encodes the protein MHHDIEAIQEKIHQESAFVERLLGEVGRVIVGQRAMVERLVIGLLADGHVLMEGVPGLAKTLTVRTLARAIDTTFRRIQFTPDLLPADLIGTLIYDPQHSAFRTKKGPIFSNLILADEINRSPAKVQSALLEAMAERTVTIGDTTYPLEQPFLVLATQNPIEQEGTYPLPEAQVDRFMFKVVVGYPGRDDEIEVMRRMATGDEAKIEPVVHPDDIRRARSAVEMIYMDPQVERYIVDLVFATREPAGCGLQDLGQLIAFGASPRATINLARAARAHAFLRRRGYVTPEDVRSIGLDVLRHRVLLTYEAEAEEVSADDVVNRVLGKVEVP
- a CDS encoding DUF58 domain-containing protein — translated: MIPREVLRQVRRVEIATRGLVNDVFSGEYHSVFKGRGMSFAEVREYQYGDDIRSIDWNVTARTGAPFVKVFEEERELTVVLLVDVSGSGDFGSGGRMKEEVAAEICAILAFSAIKNNDKVGLILFSDRIEKFVPPRKGRRHVLRVLRELIYTRAEGRGTDVGGALEYLARVVSRRAVVFVVSDFLAGGHHQALAVAARRHDLVAIRIGDRREAELPDIGLVDFEDAETGARLTVNLSDRAFREAFAADARSAEEGRTQLFRRTGVDVIEVAADRPYIERLMRFFRERARRFR
- a CDS encoding VWA domain-containing protein; the protein is MIDRFVDPHYLLLLLLLPPLAWWYATRAERSLGAVRYPVVDRLVRADRRRTGRWRHVPFGLRILALALLLIAFARPQTGVTAENVATDGIDIVLVLDLSSSMLAEDLEPNRIGAAREAAASFVRRRSNDRIGLVVFAGEAFTQAPLTLDHRVVTTLIEELEVGVIEDGTAIGMGLATAVKRLDDSSAESKVVVLLTDGRNNRGSIDPPTAAQMAQALGVRIYAVGAGTRGAAPIPVDDPLFGRRTVQVQVDIDDEALEGIASLTGGRYFRATDRESLERVYEEIDALETTAIEMTSFTRYGELFHLPLGAGLGLLLLEAALGRTVLRRLP
- a CDS encoding VWA domain-containing protein, which produces MFRFGFEGLLYAYLLLPALAALEWWAAARRRRALDRFGERGRIDRLTAAVSRRGRAARTALMLAAVMLLVTALARPQFGDRVETVRREGQDVVVALDLSASMEAEDAAPNRLAAAKLAVGRLIQRLDGDRIGLVAFAGEAFVQSPLTLDYAAAALFLNAMEPGLVPVPGTDLGQALEVALDGFGELEGRSRQLVVITDGEDHEGAIDAAVERAVDEGVQVHTVGMGSTEGVPIPSFDEAGEPNGFLRDAEGSVVTTRLDDATLRRVADRTGGAYYHAAAGAGAAFDRLVEELTGGEGAEIESREVTRYEEQYQIFLGLALVLLLAETLVPERRRAAEAWIGRLR
- a CDS encoding tetratricopeptide repeat protein; this translates as MRVSPVVVLVLAMVSVGLPSFSVAQAGRADVQEGNRLYREGRYDEAHEKYLDGLRAAPDSPVIRFNDANALYQSDDFGRAVDAYRGALEAADPALQAQAWYNLGNALYRQRQVEGAREAYKEALRRNPGDTDAKHNLEVALEQLQQQEQQQQRQQQQSDDSEDQDQQNQDRQQSGQDGQEQASESRQPPEQPPEENPEDQPGRDGQEERQSSGAQPEPETGEGDAQPQPGQMSREEAERLLQAITEDPGRIQRQRRSADPGRRTRRPW